From Candoia aspera isolate rCanAsp1 chromosome 4, rCanAsp1.hap2, whole genome shotgun sequence, a single genomic window includes:
- the LOC134495798 gene encoding C-type lectin BpLec-like: MSAWDLYKRLSESKRASETPPAQLSTSCIHPGEDHHKVHQKMGLVTYFSLCFLGLLIANPFLEAEASSCARQWLQNQGNCYAYFDNKLTWQEAEIECQSYGRGAHLASVLTKAETFLVAQHISTYQRDLSNVWIGLHDVHQNRKWRWADESTYNYKAWINDQPDNFGNIEYCVVLMLSTGFKEWNDIACQTLNAYICKYEL; the protein is encoded by the exons ATGTCTGCCTGGGATCTATATAAGAGGCTCTCAGAAAGCAAGAGAGCATCTGAGACGCCTCCAGCTCAGCTGTCCACCAGTTGTATCCATCCAGGAGAAGACCATCACAAG GTCCACCAGAAGATGGGACTTGTCACCTATTTCAGCCTTTGCTTCCTTGGACTCCTGATTGCCAATCCTTTCTTAGAAG CTGAGGCCAGCTCCTGTGCCAGGCAATGGCTGCAAAACCAGGGCAACTGTTATGCGTATTTTGATAATAAGCTGACCTGGCAAGAAGCTGAG ATCGAGTGCCAGAGCTATGGCCGTGGAGCTCATCTCGCTTCTGTGCTCACCAAAGCTGAGACTTTCTTGGTGGCTCAGCACATCTCCACTTACCAACGCGACCTAAGCAATGTCTGGATTGGCCTTCATGATGTCCACCAG AACAGGAAATGGAGGTGGGCTGATGAATCAACTTACAACTACAAGGCCTGGATAAATGATCAGCCAGACAATTTTGGTAATATTGAGTACTGTGTGGTGCTGATGCTTTCTACAG GTTTTAAAGAGTGGAACGATATTGCATGCCAGACACTCAATGCCTACATCTGCAAGTATGAGCTGTAG